The Arvicola amphibius chromosome 6, mArvAmp1.2, whole genome shotgun sequence DNA window GGTAACATAACACCTTTAATCGAAGAACTCGGAAgtcagaggaaagaaggaaaaggggctGAAAGAAATCTCTGCAATTCTGAGTTAGCCAGATAACTAGGGATAAATAGTGAGActcaagaaaatgaagaataggagatgaaaggggaggaggaagaaaaggaggagctggcaccactgccaccactaccaggcatgctggcacatgcctggaacctcagcactggggaagttgAAGTAGGAGAAtccatgagttggaggccagtctgagctgtaTATTagattccaggccagcttggactacgtagtgagacattgtctccaATAAGGTATGCGAACAGGTATCTAAGTTATTAAACAGAATAAAAGACAAGAACAAATGGAGAACACTCTGCTTActgaaatcccagcattgagTGCTGAAGAACTTGGGACTTGCAGGTAGGGCAGGAAGAAAGCTGGACACAATATCCACCTTCCATAGCTGGACTTCAGGGATGCTGAAGGTTCCtttgcttgggagagagaaagaagagcaaagagtGGAGGATCTGAGGAAGAAGATAAAGTTTCCAGTTTCACCAAGTTGAGTCTGAGCTGCCCAAGGGTCCTGCCTGGAGAACTGATTGGCAGGTTGTCCTGAATTTAGAGACAAGTACATTCCATAGGGGAATCTGGAAATCTGGGAGGTGAGGATTGGTGGTTACACCCTGAATATTGATAAATCTGCTGGCGTGTGGAACTAAGACTGAGTTGGAGATTTGGCTTTAAAAGTCATTCTATGGCTCTTCCATCAAAGGGACAAGAGGACGTGCTGGGGGGAAGACCATGGAATCACCAGTGTGGGAGGGAACCTCCGGAAACCAGAGCTCCCTCATGGCAGAGCATCTCACAGATGTCTCTGAGGCAGTGCTGGCTTGTTGGAGTGTGGGTTCTGTGTATTGCCTCAGGACACTCAGCCATATTTCCTGGGGATGGGATTCAGGACTGAGAAAGGGAATGTAAACCCTCTGCATGAAGAAAAGGCCTTGAGCtgggagaagccagaagagggaagaggcagaacGGGGGCTGTCCTAACTTTATGAGGGACGATTAGTGTTTCCTTGCTTCCCTTTTCCTGGAAGAACTGGGAGTGGGAGGCAGCCCAGGGAAGGATAACGAGATGGGCTGAAGGAACTGTGCCATTGTTCTCATTCCTGGCTGGATATGGAATTCCTGCAGTGCTTTCTGCAGGGATGCTATAAAGGATGAGTTCATTAGCTGCTACCAAAAACTGAACTGAAAGAAACAGCCTGGCAGGAGAACTGGAAGGGCTCCCGAAACAAGCTGCACACTGGAAAGGCTCTCAGGATACTTGGCTTCCAGCGGTTTGGAAACTGCAGATGCCACTGTCTTGGATGCCAGTGTGGGCCCTGGCATGAGACTCCCTGCGTTTTAATCCACCGTCCTGTGGGGTGTGATTCTTAATCCCTCCACACCGCAGCTGCATCGTTTGTAAAGTGGGAATACTGATAGAGGCCTTGCCGCAGGTGACCGTGAGCTGGCTGATCATCTTGCCTTCAGCATGCTAGCTAGTGGGCATTGATACTCGCTGCTAATATTGCCACCGTCACTGTCTTCTCCATACGTCTagtgatatcttttttttttttttttttttttttttttttttttttttttttttggtttttcgagacagggtttctctgtagctttttttaaaagcctgtcctggaactagctcttgtagaccaggctggcctcgaactcacagagatccgcctgcctctgcctcccgagttctgggattaaaggcgtgcaccaccaccgcccggctacgtCTAGTGATATCTTTAGACTCTGCTGTTTTCCCAGTCTTTCAGAATGAAGAAATGGTGCGAAGGTAAGGAGCACTAATGCAGCAGGGATCTCAAGGGAGCTGAGCAGACACACGCTCTGAATAGAAGCTCTCCATTCATAAGCTCTGTGAGAGAGGGTGTAATGGAGAGTTTTAGCATAGACACACCCAGTGGACTTTGGAGGTTCCTTCAGGGTACATACAAGAGTTAGACTGTGAGATCTTAGAGTAGGCactggttctgggaatggaaagatggcaggggagtgagaaagagggacacacacaGAAGGGACAATTTGAAAGTGGTGGGGGTTTCCCAGGGGTGGAAAGAACAGTACTGTCTTGATCCAGGCTATGCAGCAAGTCCCACAAAACCCAGGGAAAGGCCGGCGGGATGCTAGAGCAAACATGCATTCTATACCGTGCATTATTCTGTAAAcatccccctacacacacacacacacaccagaagccACTGGTTCTCTGTATTCTCCTTGCATTTCCTGGAGGGAACCACATAATAGTAAACCCAGTATAACATTGACCATCTTCCCTACTCCCTTCCAAGCACCTTTCGTTGTGTCCCTGATTTAACCTTCATGATGGATGGGGCAGGCACTGTTATCCTGAGTCTGCTGACAAGATAGCCTAGGAGCAGCATTGTATGCCATGGAATGTCCTGTACAGGGCTGAACCGAGGGTAAATAATATGCCCAGAGCGATTGCTATGGTGACTGTGTAATGCGGGTCCTTAACTTCATACACCAAACCTCTTTAAATGTCTGATGGCAGTGCTCACGAGGCCTGGCAGCCTTTGTCTCTGCGTGGTTATACAATCTCTTCTCCAGGCTTCAGCTGTTTCTCGGATTCTTATGGTTTCAAGTTACCTTTATCCAGTTATCACCCCTCAAATTCGCTTGGCCTCCTTCTTTGCTATGCTTGAGGTGTTTGCCTTCTTAGCCcttttgctttctgttctctATGCTACCTAGTTCTGTCTGGAATCTGGTCTTggattcctctcctctcttcccctcccctttcttcccctctcctcttttctcctcatcctcttatcttttctctctttcccgctctctctctctcagctcttaGAGACAAAGCCTCACCatgtagctcaaactggccttAGCCTCCGTTCTGACACGAGCCCtcaatgctggggttaaaagtgcaccaccatgtccagcttcaaATTCATCTCTTTATAGAGTATCCCCCATGCCACTCTGTTTCAGagatttcataatattttaaaattccatgaTAGCAGCacaagaaatgactcagtggataaaggctcttgccaccaaacccaatgacctgagttcaatccctggcacctaCATAGTGGGGAGAGGGAATTGACTTTTGAAAATTATACTTTGATCTCTACACATGATactgcacaagcacacacaactaATAtgcccacataaataaataaatgtcataaaagtTTGTAAAATAATATTGTCTTAGTCAAagttctattgccatgaagagacaccatgaacatggcaactcaaataaaagaaagtatttaactggggctgggtTACAATTCAGAGATTTAGAGttagattttagattttagagTTAGATTTAGATTTTTTAGATTTAGATTTTAGATTTAGATttttagatttagatttttttagatATAGATTTTAGATTTAGAGTTAGATTTTAGATTTAGAGTTAGATTTTAGATTTAGAGTTAGATTTTAGATTTAGAGTTAGATTTTAGAGTTAGAGTTTAGAGATCATTGATATCATGGAAATTAGCATGATgttatacaggcagacatggtgctggagagtagctgagagttctacatcatgATACATAaacagcaagaagagagaaagagagagagagagagagagagagagaaagggggagaaagagagagagagagagagagagagagagagagagagagagagagagagagagagagaacactccaCTGAGCCTAGTTttaacttctgaaacctcaaagcctaccccctagtgacacactttctccaataaggccacacctactacaaCAAGGCCTATGGcaaccattttcattcaaattaatacaaatatacttattatctttaattttataatttgttacTTATTATATAATTCATTCATCACTACACCTGTGTCTGCCACTTCCTGAATGTTACTGGGTGATAGGGTAATGAGTGAATCCCACCTGCAGAAACCTTAACATCTGTTCCAGGaaaaagacataaaacaagccaTCATTACTCTGAAATGTGCTTTATAACAGCAGTATGGTAAATTGAGGACCAGTttagaggaaggaagggcaggtcTCTTTGGAACAGTGaggacagttttctttctttcttttttttttttttttgtcatgggaaaaatgtttattttgaaaccTTTTTAGTTTAGAAATACAAAACCTCTtgtggaggggaaaaggagagaaaaacacaaagtataCAGGCAACTTTTTACTTCATAAGCTTCTCACACCCTCATTTGTTCCTAATTCCAGCGAAGCGAAAGCACTCAGCCACCCACAATAATGTTATTAATAGGGATATGGATCAGTTTCACAAAGAAGCCAATGAATCCCATGATAGCAAATCCTATGGCTGTGGCCATGGCAATCTTCTGGAATTCTTTTCTGTCGGGCTTGGTGCATCTTTTAACCAGCCGAATTGAGTCCTTTACGAACTGCCGACTTGGCTCAACAAACTGCATTACCTGATCCATGACTGATTGCGGGACGGCGGCTTGAGAAGGTAGAGACACGTAGCTTAGGAGAGGACTCGACAGTTTTCATAGTGAGAATTTAGCCCATCTTTCTGGGTACTTAACAATGATGAGTGGCTTCTTAGGTGAAATATAGGGACAAAACAATGTGGAAGAACATTCTAGCTCAAGAGAATGGTGGTTGGGACCTGTGCGTAGCTCAGAAGGTTATTAAACTTAATAACTTGAGTTCAACCCTCAGGACTCATATGGTGTGATGTGGGACAATAGTTTGTACcctatcacttgtattttaaataaatgctgattggccagtagccaggcaggaagtataggtggggtgaccaggcaggaagtagagatggggcaacaagaattctaggaagagtgaagttttagtctgcagtcgtcacccaggcagagaggaagccagacacagagcaagcaagacgtgactgcctcaccgaaaaaggtccCAAACCACATggataacacagacaaaaattatgggctaatataagttataagagttaataagaagcctgagatactaggccaatcagtttataattaatgtagacctctgtgtgatttctttgggatttaacaactgcaggaaccggacaggacagaaacctcagtcaacaatggTGGAAAGAGATAACTTCCACAAAGTGTCTTCTGACACCCACTCGTGTGACATGTCAAGtgtgcattcacatacatacacatacacacagacacacagatacacactcactcatataCAAAATCAAACCTCAGTTTGAAAGGTTTAGGAAAGAATGTGAAGATGCATTGATCTGATTCACCATGCCTGGTAGCAGCATGAGATCTAGTATTGAGTAAAACATTCATTCATGTCTCCTGTTCAGTTGACACATATTTATACCATGTTCCAGCCAGTGACAAGTGTCCAGATGTGACCAAGTTGAGTTTTGTCTCTTCCTAGACCAGGGAAGCCCTCGTCACAATTCTCAATGACCTCCGACCCCAGGACCATTTCAATATCATTGGGTTTTCCAACCGGATTAAAGCGTGGAAGGACCACTTGCTGCCAGTGACTCCCGATAACATCAGGAATGGCAAGCTGTACATCTACCACCTGTCTCCCACTGGAGGTAAGAACGATTTCTCCCAGCCTTTCTTCCCAGCCTTGACAGGATCAGAGGTTTGTTTTCTGCAAAGAAACAAGGCTTTGAGAGTTGAAGCTGATActaacaaagaaagcaatgataACAATATACTCAGGTGCCTATATTTCTTCAAGTTTGTAAATTCTCAACCCCTAGACCTTCAGTCAGGTTATAATTGGAAAAATCCATCCCCTTTTTGGATCCTGAACAAGGAAACTGGTCTTGGTAAATTGTTCTTAGTTGGAGaatattttttggtttatttttaatctacttGTATGCACCTGTTTCTATAAATTGATGACACCTATGTGGGAGTGtcttggaaaccagaagagggcatcagatcccctggagctggcattacaggttgtgagccacttgatgtgagttctgggaaccgaacttggatcttctggaagaacaggaagtgatcttaactgctgagtcatctctccctaAGATGGAGAATTGAAGCCAAGTGCGCGACCCAGTGTTTTCTAGGTACTTGAACAGTGGCAGATGGAACTGCCCTGTAAAACAAGCTATGCTCTTGCCCGAGCTGCAACATGGTGAGAGAGCATGAACCTCAGATGCCCTGGGCTGTGCTGTGGATAGagagtggaaggaggagagggctgGTCTCCAGGTCACTGCACACACACCTTGAGTGTGGTGCCTGCTGTGTGTGTAGAAGGTTAGGACAGGGGCATGGAGACAGCGAACTTTCGAAGATTCCAGAACCGAGCACTCTGCTGCCCACTGTGCTGTATGTGAttcttttccttaaaagaaaaacaccttaaatttattattattggggCGGAGCATTGTGTAACATGGCGGTCACACAGCAGTCAGAGGATGTGAGGGCAGAGCATGTGTGTAACATGGCAGTCACACAGCAGTCAGAGGATGTCTTTGCAGTTGACTCTCCTTCAGCCtgcatgtgggttccaggaccTGAACTGAGCTTGTCAGACTTGCTCAGCAGATGCCATTACTTGATGAGCCTTCTCACCAGCTCCCATCTGACCCTTTCTCAAAGGCAGATACGCTATCTTGTGGAGTTCTCACATCTGTTAATTCTACTTTCAGTATATGGAAACAGTATGCAAAACACTCAGGCCAGCCTTCCTCCATCTGGAGATTTCCATTTCCTCATAGTCATTTTCCATCCAGATATTGGAACTATTTTATCATTGGACAGGGGAAATTAAATATTAGATTTAATATCATAGTTATTATCTCTAGCAGAAACTGACAAGACTGTGAAGTCCTTCCTCTTTCTAGTCCCTAAGTCTCAACATGCTTTTAAACACACGATGCATGCTCAGTGATTAGCTGCTAATTTGATTTACGCTAATGGTATTGCTTGCTATTAGAATGGTGTGTTTCACCGAGAGGCAATAAACATCTTTAGAAAATagctaatatatattatattcatttggAACCCAAACCTAAGAATccatatttgttttctctctttcttcctctctctctctctctctctctctctctctctctctctctctctctctctctctctttctctctctctctctttcttatttctttattcctctttctctcccctctctcttatatgtatttgtgtataacTAGGAATTTATGTGCAcctcatgtgtgcaggtgcccatgtgGTCCATAGGAGGGCAATGTTCCCTGgatcagttgtgagctgcctgattcTGGGTCCTCCACAAAagcagtaagagctcttaaccactaagctatctctcatttatttcttttcttgacacTTCATTGCCCAGCCCTTTGCTGAGCACATCAGAGGATTCTACATTCTCTATGAAATGTACTTTCAAGGTTGGAGCACAGCTCCTGAAGCTTGGTTTCCTGGCTTTGACTCCAGCTCCACCATCTATTAGCCATTTACCTCTTTCCTCATCATAAAGTGAGAGGGTGGCAAGAACCTGGCTCTCAGAGTGAGATAGTTTAACTATTTCAGCAGATAAGGGGTCTGTTCTCCTTAAGTGTCAGGTGTGGTCTTGATTTTTATCCAACTGAATAGTCCCCTTTCTGGTCCCTGGGCATCCAGTGAGCTCTCAGAGGAATGGTTGGGCAACTCTGCTGTTGAGAGGACCCAGTGCTGGTGAGTGGACAGAAGATGCCATGCCTCAGAACAGCCGTGATTCTGAGCCCTGATAGGCCTTTGCTACATGCATGTGACAGTACATTCAGAGGGAGAAGGTGACTGCAAAGCTATGAACTGTCCTGTGTTGTGTTCTCCAGGTACAGACATCAATGGGGCCCTGCAGAAGGCCATCAAACTGCTCAACAATTACGTGGCCCAGAACGACATTGAAGATCGGAGCGTGTCCCTCATCGTCTTCCTCACGGATGGGAAACCCACCTTCGGGGAGACCAATACCCTGAAGATTCTGAGCAACACCAAGGAAGCCACTGGAGGTCAGATCTGCATCTTCACCATCGGCATCGGCAATGACGTGGACTTCAAACTGTTGGAGAAACTTTCGCTGGAGAACTGTGGCCTTACACGGCGCGTTCatgaggaggagaaagcaggagCACAACTCATTGGGTCTGTTGTCTGTCTTCTCATAACCAGAGGCTGGGGCGGGGGCTGAGGATAGATGCACTAAGAATTTAAAGCTAAGGATAATGTAACCAGAGGCCAGGGCAGGGGCTGAGGATAGATGCACTAAGAATTCAGAGCTAAGGATAATGTTGTAACCAGAGGCTGAGGAGGTCTTTGTCTGGGCCTTATCCTCACATCTGCTGGAAATGAAGACAGCTCACTGCACTGAGGAATATTGCAATGTGTTTTAGtctcttttaaagaattatttacttTGTGGTACTAGTAATTAGACCTAGGGTCTTGTGTATGCTAAGTAAACTATTCACCCACTTATGAGGTAATGCCTCTGTTATTTTAGTTTGAGATGTGGGTCTTGCTAAATTCCTCatatggccttgaacttgtgaccctcctatCTCAGCTCCTACAGTAGCCAGGGATTACCTGGGTGTACCACCCTGCCTCCCTCACAATGTGCTTTGAAACCAGTTTGATTGGAGTTTTATATGTGACTTTAGGCAGGCTTTTAAAACTgccagtgcctcagtttcttcttctgcAACATAAGGGTTATAACTGATGGTTGTTAAtgagaaaagttaaataaagttttggCACAGTGACTATTGCACATTAATGTCATGTAGGGTTATAATTGATAGCATGATAGTTTAAATAACTGGTGAAATGATGTTATAATTTGCagtaaaataatcaattaaaactgatgaaaactcaaaacaattttttGTGAAAAAAATAGTGGTAGAAAAATCTAGAACTTAGATTTCCTAAGACAGAATTACCTTTTCTCAGATAACATGTTATTGATCATAACATatgattttgttgttggttgAATTAAGTGCTGTCTCCAGGTTCAGCACAATGTAACTCAAACTTCGGTGTCCAAATATGGGGTGTATTTCAAAGGAAAAGCCCGCTTTATCTAGATTTTGGTAGCCACAATCAAAGAAATTTATGAATCGTAAGCCCGACTGACAGTCTCTGAGCTATGCAATCAACACAGGTGGTTGCTAAGGGACTGGCCACCATTTTTCTCCTAGGATTTCAATGAAAGAGTTAAGTGAGCACATAGATCTGCTTCCTACATCATAGGAAATTAttcaaaaccagatttaaagagagaaaacttATTGCACCACAGAACAAAAATCAGGAGGTCACAGGGAAAAGCAATTCCATTGAAACAATTAGCTAcacatttttttgtatttccatCATCTCTATGATCCTCATAGATTTCTAGAAGATAAGTAGATAAGGTAGAAGTTACAATGCCGTACAGACACCTCTGGCCGTAAAGGCTTTCTAGGTGGTTTATTTAACGCTCCTTTAAGAGTTGATGCAGGTTAGCCTCTACTACAGACAGTCATTCTGGGGCCCAGGACTTCATCGCTCTGTGCCTCACTTCCTTAGGAGTTTACCTTATCTGCAATGTTGTAATTAAGTCTATgtcctttctgattttttttttttgtccgaACAAGAATAAAAGCCACAAAAGTGAGCACAAGCTATCTTCCTGGATGCCAGTGTCTTGGAAGATGTACATACAATTCCTAGCTCTTGTTCATGGGTGAACGTGTGACCTCATGGCCATAACCGTCCATAACAGAATCTGGGGATTTTCCTTTGTAGGTAGATGTGCATATGCCTTGTTAGAAAACTACGATTTAAAAAGGAGAGGATGGACTTAGGGAGACAGCTAGTAGCTGTGAAAGGGATACTGTTAACTTTGCAGTCCTACCGGTGACATTGGGGGAAATGGGGCCACATGTCCCAGGACAGGGTGGTGGAGACAGACCCCACAGCCTTCACTGTCTAGGTCCTCGAAAAGGGAGTGTCAGTCACGTCCTTTCAGGCCCACAGGAAATGCTAATGGAAACATGCTGTGTCCCTCAGAAGCTCTTAGAGTCAAGACAAGAGTTCCCAAGATTAACGGGCTGCTTCAAGTACCTTCGTAACACGCATTCGAATTCAAGAAAGAAATGATGCGTAGACCTCGGAGAAACTTAGGTGTGTAGAAAGGAAATATAGCAAATGTTTTGAGGAATTTTGAAGTTGTGCCCCATGAAGACTATTTCAAGAAACCAAAGGTTGATGTAGGTGATGTAGGCAGTGGGAGATTTTGATTAATCCCAAGGAGGCTGCTGCCCCAGGACGCTTTGTAAAGGCGCCAAGGCTCACTCAGTATAGGGGCTCCAGAGACTGCTACGCCATCTGCTATCAGAATCCTGCGCTAAGTGTAGTGCAGGGGACGATCCTGCGCATAGTCAGACCCACACCCTCTGCAAGCCCGATTTCCTCCTGGACAGACCGCCTGTAGCCCAGCCAACTCCtgattctctctgtccttcctctacaGGTTCTATGATGAGATTCGGACCCCGCTTCTCTCTGACATCCGCATCGATTATCCCCCGGATGTAGTGGAGCATGCCACCAGAACCCTGTTTCCCAACTACTTTAATGGCTCTGAGATCATCATTGCTGGGAAGATGGTAGACAGGAAGTTTGATCAGTTCCACGTGGAGGTCACTGCAAGCAACAGTAAGAAATTTGTCATCCTGAAGAAAGACATCCCCGTGGAGTCTCAAAAGCTGGGGAATGACGTCACAGTGGCTCCTGGGCCTACCAGTGATGGTGGGAAGGACCCCAACCACATCGAGCGTCTTTGGAGCTACCTCACTGTGAAGGAACTGCTGAGCTCCTGGGTGCAGAGCAGCAGCGAGCAAGAGAAGGagcagctgaggcagaaggcCCAGGCTTTAGCCTTGAATTACCACTTCCTGACCCCCTTCACCTCCATGAAGCTGAAGAGGCCAGGGCTCCACACAGGCGGGCTGGAGGAGAGCCGCGGCATGTCTGCAGCCACAGGCCCTGAGACGGTGGTGCAGAGCCTGAGAGGAGCCGACACGCAGCCAGGTAGCAAAGCCTCAGGAGTAGCCTGTGTGTGGGTGCAAATTCCTTATAAGGCCAAGGAAACCTCAAcagaagtctgttttctgttcACATCTTGCAGTTCTTATAAACAATGCCCATATATGAAGTGCACACTCACCAGATGCCCTCTCAAATAGCTAAACTCGTCATAAAGCGTAGCTCATAAGAGCCGTGAAAAGAATGGCAGGAGGCTGAGAAATGTTGCCCACTGACGTCAGCGCCTCAGGCTCAGACAGAAGGACAgtgagttcaagctcagcctggcctatgtagtcagattctgtctcaacaaaatagaaacaaatactatatatgcatttttaaaaaaaaacgtgTGAACACTTGCCATTTGATGCCAGTTGACAGAGTCCTAAGTGACAGGAGGAAGTTTAAACAAAGCCAAGGGTTGCAATGTTACTACCACCAGCACATGGAAAGCGGCCTGGCTTTTCATGTATAACGCTTTTTATTGTTCCTGTCAAATGCTCATCTcttagagaggagacagaagttaACCAGGCCCTCCCAGAATCCCACAAATGCTGGCTAATTTATTTCTCACATTAAGCTCTGACAAAATTCAATggcagagagaacatgaagttaggATCCCTGGACCCTCCTATGCAGCTGTGAAATCCAGAACACTTGTGGACCTCCCCGCGAGTACAGTTGCTTGCCTAGAAGTGGGGATAATAATAAGTTCCATGAAGGTCCATTGGCAGGACTGACTATTCATTCCGAGTCCTTTGGCATAGAATGAGTGTTCTAGTACTTTTagcagtctctctctcccctggggtGTGCAGTTCTCGAAAGGAATTGAGGATTTCAGGTCCACAAGTGCAAGCTTCTTCCTGTCTCAGATGCAGCTTCGGCTGGCAAAGTTAGGGATTCTTTATTCTGATTTACTTAGTTGaaatgttattttgtttatttattttatcgcattcatttattgtgtgtgcgcTCCTGTGGGATGGTGGTTCACCGAACAcaaggagaggtcagaggacagcatgagGGAGTTGGGTTTTTCCCTCTAtcctgtgggtctcagggattgaactcaggttgtcaggctcggTGTCAACATGagtgcctttacctgccgagtcatcttgctggccctagaTTACATGTACAGGGTCTTTTtaattcttacttttatttttgtctcattgTTTGATATAGGGTCTCgctatatagcccagactagcctggaatttgtgatctttgtcttttttgatgcTTACAGCTATTACACACATATCTGAAACCTGTTAACGGGCTCCTCATCTCCAGCTGCTGTTCTCTGTGCCTCTCCACACATCTCTAGTACATAACAactattcttttctgtgtctttttcagGACCTGCTCTCAAGAAATCATATAGCCCAAGAATTAAAATCACTAAAACATCAGGTAAGATGAGTAAGGAATTTTTGGAATTCTGTGAAGCCAGTAAAAACAGGAGCTCACAGAATGTGTCCCCATAACCTGTTTCATTCAGCAGTATGAAGCACATGAACTAGAACCAACACAAGTCATTTTATGAACACCACAGAGGTGACCCAAGAGAGGAGATGGCGCGCGGAAGCTTCTTTTGCTCGTTGTTGGATTTAAAGGACCCAGGGTTTTAGAAAGCTGAAGTATGCATCCAGCTTCTGCTGTCCCAAAGATAAAAATGGTGTAtaggcagagtttttctttttaaattttttgccaTTTTTGAATCCTTGGCTttgaagggaagcagagactgaagacatagtaaaaaaaaaattttggcaGCATCTTCTGAGAATATAATATAGTAAGAATCTGGATGAAAGAATATCTGGGCTTTATTCTCCCAATGGCCAGACGTGCATGTTCACAAAGCCAGGAACACCGCAGTGATTAGCTGTGGGGCTAGAAGCACGAAGTGTCCCACGGAGAGAATGCACTTTCTAACGCGCAGATGTGCTGTGGAA harbors:
- the LOC119816761 gene encoding protein transport protein Sec61 subunit gamma, which encodes MDQVMQFVEPSRQFVKDSIRLVKRCTKPDRKEFQKIAMATAIGFAIMGFIGFFVKLIHIPINNIIVGG